GCACCTGGCCAAATGTCCCCACCACTGCTACAAATATGCTTGACAAGTAAAGCCTGAAAAAGTTGATTTCCCTCCAAGCATCAGGGTAATTGCCCCACCACGCACGAATTTTCTCACCATTTATAACCGTATCCCGCCAGAAAAAATGCTCAGGAAGGAATTTAATCGCGCCGCTAGCGGAAAATACTTCGTGAGGCTGTTTGATAGAAGTAAAAACCATCCAAAGAAATGGAATAATCATTGTTATTGCGCCAATGCTCAAAACGATGTAGAAGGCAACTTTTATACCCAAACCTACCCTATTCATAGGTCACCACTTTTCCGCCAAGCTTCCACGTGAGAAGAGTTATCACAAGTATCACGGCAAACAAGAACCAAGCTATCGAGCATGCATAGCCCATATTGAACTTCTCAAATGCGGTTTGGTAAAGATAATATTCAATAGTAGTGGTGCTCCCAGCTGGCCCACCGCCCGTCATGACGTTTGCAATCATGAATCCACCTTGGAATCCGCCAATAATGCTCATCACCAAAATAAAAAATGTAGTTGGGCTAATCATCGGCCAAGTGACCGCCCAAAACTTCTGCCATGGACCAGCACCGTCTATCTCAGCCGCCTCATAATACGAGCTTGGCACCCCCTGAAGCGCGGCAAGATAAAGAATCATGTTGTACCCGCCAAGACCACCCCAAAGGCTCATCAGAATCAAAGATGGCTTTGCCCATTGAACTGTCCCCAGCCAATCGGGGGGTTCGGCAAAAAACATGCTGAGCGCATTATAGAATGCCCTGCCATATATACCAATAAGAATGAAAATGCACGCCCCAGACGCAAACATTAGCGCTCGAAACAAACCTTCGGGCCAGGTAAACCGAATTTTCTCGGAAAGCCACTGCAAGAACGCCAATAATGCCGCTATTAATCCAATTATAACGATGCCAAAAATGAGTGCCGCAAATACCGTTGCGCCGATTGCCAAAGGCTTCTTTGCGTAAATAAATGCGCCCACCAGGCGTATGGTTTTGTTGATTAGACCAATATCGCTATTATAAAGGTATTTCCATAGTATCAATAAAGCGACGCCCGAGCATACAGTCGGCAGAAAATAAATCGTACGAAATACAACGATTCCCCGCATCCGCTGATTCATCATTAGCGCCACAATCAGGCTGCCCGCCATGCCAATCGGAATCCCTGCCATAAGGTAGACAGTATTGTAGACGTACTGCCAAAAGAATGGGTCGTTCGGCACAAGGCGGCCTCCCTCTCGATGAAACCACAGCAGGTTTTTGAAATTTTCTAGCCCAACCCAAATCGGCTGCTTGAAAATATTCCAATGGGTGAAAGCCATAACAAAAGAAACCACTACCGGAATGCTCGTGAACGCCAAGAAGCCTAGGAAATTGGGAGCAAGAAAAGCGTATGCAGCCAATGCCTCTTTTGTCTTGTAAGATAAACGTTTCATTGATTTAATAAACCCTTCGACTCGTACCGAACTAATCCAGGAAATTTGGGTTCGCTAGGTTGCGCCTTATGACTGCGTTTATCTGCCAAGCAATTTCGTCGCACGTCTTATCGGGACTTTGTTCGCCCAGCCACATTTTGTCAAACTCCCGCGCCATTATTGCATCCTGGTCCAACACGTTAATATAGGGCGAGCTCTCGGAAACCCGCGCATATTTCATCTCCTGAATATGAAGCAGATTGTTCCTCTCGTTCGGATATTTTGGGTTATACGCAAATGCCTTTTCAATCTCTGGGTCTTGAAGCGTCGGTATCCCATCGCCGTAGTTTGCCACCAAAAGTTGATTTTCCTTGCTGAGCAAATGCTTTATAAATATCAGCGCCTCATGCCTATGGCGGCTGGTCTTCGGGATTGAGTAACACTTGCTAGCCAGAAGCGTTACCCTGTTTGGGCCGTGCGGCACGCTCGTCACGTCCCACTCTAGGTCCTTTTGCTCCCTGTATTGTATGCATAACCACCTTCCGGATACCATCATCGCTACCTTCGACTCGCGGAACAAGAGCGCGTCGGTGCCCCATCCACCGGTAGGCGCCATGCTCTGCGCTTCGCTCGGCGTCGGCGTTACATGATGCTTAAGCCTTAAGTCAGCCCAGAATCGAATGCCCTTCTTTACCTTCTCATCGTTCATTATGCATCTCTTGCCATCCGGGGTGTAAAGATGGCCACCATACATCCAGATGAAAAACCACCAATCATGCGTGCCAACGTAAATTCCTTTCTGCACTGGCACCTTTCGACCGCCGACTACTTGATATTTTGTAAGCTTCTTCGCCACCTCTAGACATTCATCCCAAGTCCAACCAGGCTTGGGGTAAGGAATCCCAGCCTCCCGAAACATTTTCTTATTGTAGAAAAGCACATATGGCCCGCAGTTCTCAGGCACGCCAACGATTTTGTCCTCATAATAAATATAAGGCTTAAGACCTGGATATAGCTTTTCTATCGGAAGCTTGTATTTTTTTACATAAGGCCGCAGGTCTAGAAGAACATCATTTTTTGCAAAAAGCCGAATGGTCTGCGGATTGTAGAGCGCCATTACGTCGGGCGGGACGCCACCAGCAAGCTGGGTTAGAAGTCGCTGGGGCTCAGCCCCAGGATCGTTGATTACGTGAATGTTCCTATATTTTGACTCAAAGAGCTTGATTTGTTCCTTGCGGATTGGATTTGGGTCTACTACCCAACGAATAACAGTCTTGCAAGGTATTCTTGGGTTAATTGTTGCTACTAAATAAACGCCAATACCTATAGTAGCTAAGGCACCAAACGCAATACCCAAAATGCTGAAGAGCCGATTAAGCTTGCTTTCATACTCCATTGTGGTTAAATAATAGCGAAGAAATTGGAATCAGCGCAAGAGGAGAAATGCTCTACCATTAGCCGCCCAAGGCATGATTGTGCGTTGGACCCCGAAGTTCTCGCTTTCGACTGCCAGCTGTACTCCCGGCAAGCCACGGCGACTCAGGAATCACAGCCAAATCTTTTTCCACACTTATAACATCGCCAGTTGTCAAAGAATGCTCGACTGCACAGGAACTTAGCTCTTGAGCTGTCCCGTTATCCATCGAGCTTTCTACGAAAGATACAGTCGCAAAAGGCACTGCAAGCGTTCGAATTGGCATTGGCATGGCTGCTGGCTCCGCTGTCGCGGATGGAAGCTGGGCCTTTGTGCGGCGGGCAGCAACTGTCGGAGTCGGTGCAAGTTGACTTTTGATTCTTGCAAACTGCTCAGGCGATTCATAGACTACAATAAGGTTAGTAAGTTGGCGGGTTGGGTGTCTAAGAACTTTGCCTTCATAGTAGAGAGCTGTCGAACCGCCTCCATCAAGGTTGATTGCATTTACTGCGCCGAGCTCCCTCATAATTTTTGCAAGGGTGCTAAGATATATGGGCTTGCTTACCACTACGAGGAGAAGCTTGTTGGCATTTGTGATTCCAATCGCTGAACGCGGGCTCTTGGCGTAAAGCCGCCTATCGCGGAACCCTTCTGCACGAGGATATACGCCGGCAATGCCATTAGTTACTAGCCTTGGACCTGCGCAAATTAGAGTAGAATATGCCGCCCACTGGTTATCGCCAAGGAATTTCGCCCGCTTGAACTCCACTTTGTTATCTTGAGTGAAGCATATTCCCGTGCCAACGTGTCCAAGTGCAACCAACCTGCCATCAATAACTATATTGCCCACTGGGAATAGAGTCCGCGTGCAGAAATACGTACCCGTAATTGCAGCAGTAGGCTGGAGTCGAGAAAGCATTGAGCCAAAGCCCTCGGTTGTGCCAATGCCACGTTTCGACATTGCGGCACTGACTCGTATATTGGGGCTGTTCAAGTTGGCACTCACAACATGAACTGGGACTCCATGGAGGAAGCGCTTGGTGTATGCTACATTAGTGCCTGCAGCGATCTTTTGGAGCGAGATCGTAGAAAGTAGCCAAACTAAGATCAGGATAATTTTGCGTCGCATTAGCCAGCCCTTTTCTTGCTTCTAGATGCTGAGGTCCCGGGCAGCATGCGAAGCTTGTGTCATGGTCTCCCAACGGCTTTCCTTGCAAAGTTTCCGTGGGCCTCCTGACCCTCTGCTCCCATGGTAAGTATATCACACTTTTGTCAAAAAGTCAAGCCGTAACTTAAAATACCGTCATAATTCCGACAAATTTAGCCCAATATTGCTAATAGCTTGGACAACTTATGCGTTGGTTGCGTCTGGGCTGTGTGAGGAGGTTTTTTGGAGTTTCTTTGCAATGCGCTGAAATGCAAGCTTGAGCAAGAAAGGCGTCATAAATGTCGTGGCAACTACTACTGCAACGATAGCCGCATACTCGCCAGAGTTCAAAACGCCGCGATCTATACCCATTTTGGCAAATATAAGCCCAACCTCACCACGAGGAATCATTCCAATTCCGACAATTAGGCGGCTGGCACTTGAGCGAACGACACCCAACCCAGCAAATAACTTCATAGACGCTGCAATTACGATAAGCAGGAGGGCAAGCATAACGATTTGGCTATTCTCAGGATTAAAGGGATTAATATCCTGCAGGCGTACCTTAACTCCAAGCATGACAAAGAACACAGGGATGAAGATATCCGCAAGCGGCTTTATCCTTTCTTGGATATGAGCTAGTTCCTCGGTCCTCGCAAGCACTAAACCCGCGGCGAAAGCACCCACAATTCCTGCCAGCTGTAGGCTTTCAGCAGTAAACGCCAAGAATAAGCAAAAGACAAAAGCGCTTATGGTCAGAATACCTCGAGTCCGCATCCTCTGAGCTATTTTAAGCAGGTGAGGAGCAACAGGCACACCCAGAACTATCGCACCGACTAGGAAAACAATTGCGAGACCCGTTACCTTTACAACCATTAGTGTCGAAAGAGTGCCAGTCACAACAAGACCTGCTACAATGGCAAGGATAATAAGCCCAAGGACGTCATCTATCACGGCGGCTCCCAGGACAATTTTTGCCTCGGGCGTTTGTAATCTGCCAAGGTCAGTGAGAGTCCGCGCTGTTATACCCACACTCGTGGCGGTCAAGGTTGCGCCTATATAAATTGCAACGTACGTGGAAAGCCCAAGCATGATTGAGGCGAAGTACCCTACTGCGAATGGGCCTGCTACCCCAATCACTGCTACAAGAAATGCAGACCAACCGACTCGCAGGAACTCTTCCAAATCGCTTTCTAAGCCAACTTCGAAAAGGAGGAGTATTGCCCCGACTTCAGCTAAGGTGATAAGAACATCGTCTTCTTTAATCCATCCCAACAGGCTACTACCAAGAATTACGCCGGCAATCAGCTCACCGAGCACAGGCGGCTGATTTATTCGTTCGGCAAGTTCCCCAAAAACTTTGGCAGCAATTAAGATTAGGATTATACTGAGGATTGTGTGGCTAATCTCCATATTTTAAAGGCTTTCTTTCTTACTTCTCCGCCTCCTTTGGCCTTGCACGTACAAGCAATACAAGTGCTTCTGCGCCTCGGAGGACCTTATCGGCAACACTTCCATAAACCCAACGCTGAAACCCAGAACGCCCATGCGTAGACATTACAATAAGCTCAATGCCCGCTTCCTTGGAAAAATCACATATCTGCCCTGCGGCATCCCCCTGCCTCACCACTTTGCGGACATTGATACCCTCATCCTTAATGTTTGTTGATATTTTATCTAAGTATTTATGGACTTCCTGGGCTTCTGCTTCTGGCTCAAGAACCACATTCACTACCGGTCCAACAATGCCGGGCTGTGAATAGATTGCAACCGGCTCGATTACGCTCAACAAGGTAATCCTCGAATCGAATTTTTTAGCCAATTCAACCGCATAAGGGATTGCCTTCTCTGCCAATTCCGAACCATCCAATGGCACAAGAATTTCTTTAAACATGCTAAGCTCCTTTCCGCAAAAGTAATCAAAGCTACTTTGCAAAAATACTAAGGTCTCGTGAGGAATGGGTAAGAACTTCGGCACCCGACTTTGTTACCAAAACATCATCTTCTATTCTAATTCCCCCCCAGCCGGGGATATAAATCCCAGGCTCAACCGTAACAACCATGCCGGCTTCTAGTATGATTTTGCTTCCCCTGCCCAGAATTCTACCTCCATCCACACCATCATGCACAGCAAGCCCAACTCCGTGTCCCAAGCCATGGCCGAAATACTCACCGTATCCTTTTTCAGTGATGTAGTCCCTTGCGATTTTGTCAATATCTCCCCCCGGCAATCCTGGACGTATGGCTTTTATAGCCCTAGACTGGGCTTCGAGAACGATCTCATGAATCTCTATCTGCTTTGGATGCATTTGCCCAATGACGACGGTGCGAGTTATATCCGAATGATAGCCTTGCCATCTTGCGCCAAAATCGAGCAACAATAGTTCGCCTTCAGAAACAAGCCTGTCTGTTGGTTTGCCGTGAGGGAGGGCGGACCTAGGTCCTGAAGCTACCAGGGTTTCGAATGCCTCCCTTTCGGCGCCATTTTTTCGAATGAAGAAGTCTATCTCAATTGCAATTTCCTTCTCCGACATGCCGGGCTTTAGAAGCCCTTTAATATGTTCAAAAGCTAAGTCGGCGATACTCGCGGCCTCCCTAATCGCTAAAATCTCAGCCTCGTCTTTTACGGTGCGAAGTCTGCCGATAATGTCATCTAATGCAACAAGCTCGATTTTTTCCAGCTGTTCCCTAAGTGCGTTCCATGCATCGTAACTAAGGTGCGCCGACTCAAAGCCAACCTTGCGAACCCCTAGAGTTTTAATTAATTCGGAAGCTTTCTTGGTCCAACCCCCCTGGAACTCCTCAATAACATATCTCTGGCACTCCTGAGATACCTGCTCGATATAGCGGGCGTCGGTTAGAAAATAAGCATCCTGGAGAGTAATAACCAGGAACGCAAATGAGCCGGTGAATCCGCTTAGGTAGCGGACATTTTCAATTTGCGAGACGAGGAAAGCATCAACTCCGGCCGCCATCAGCTCATTTCTAAGCCGCTCCAACCGTTTAGACATGAACGACCCACCAATCTATCCTTTTTCAACCAGCGACTTTGCCGCATCAAGCGCCAAGATGTAGCTCATTGCTCCAAACCCGGAAATTTGCCCAACGCATACTGGCGCAGTAACGGATATCTGGCGAAACTTCTCACGACCATGAATGTTCGAGAGGTGTACCTCAATGGTTGGAATTTTCACCGCCGCAATTGCATCGCGCACTGCTATACTGTAGTGGGTATAGGCGCCCGGGTTAATCACGATTGCATCCGCCCAATCAAGCGATTTTTGGATCGCCTCCACAATATCACCCTCGGAGTTGTACTGGTTGATTTCAACGTGGACGCCGATCTCTCTTGCGTGTGCCCTTATCTGCTCGTTGATTTGTTCCAAGGTGAGCGAACCGTAAGTTTCGGGTTCACGGACTCCTAAAAGATTAAGATTCGGCCCATGTATGACATGAAACTTTAACATTTTTCTACTCCTCAAAGGTTGCTTTTTCGACAAGCATTACAGGAATGCCATTTTCTATTGGATATTTTCGTCCGCACTTTGTGCAAACCAACTTGTCATCCTTCAGCTCAACTGGCGGACGTTCGTCGCACGCCGGGCATGCAAGTATCTCTAGAAGTTTCGGATCTATCATTTGCCTTCTCCGTTTATTTTTCTTTACCCATCACGAGGTCGAGCTCGCGCTGAGTTTCAATTCGAGCATCACGAAGTGCCTGCTTGGGCGACTTTCGCCCATATATTGCTGCGTCCACAGCTCTTTGCAAGGCACCCATATAATATGCCTGCGCAGGCATAACAGGCCTTTGATGGCGGCATTCCTCAAGTATCTTGAGAAACATGCCATACTGGGGCTTACCGCGAACCTTTGCGAAATAAGGCGACTTCCGATAACCAGGGAATAGTCCAGTTTTCTCGCCTACAATCCTTGTGCCCTCAGGGTCTGCACACGTCCACCTTATGAATTCCCAAGCTTCTTTAGGGTGCCGACAGCCTTTTGGAATCGCCACGCACCAACCGCCTACCCAAGAGCTGTGCTTCTCGCCGTCGGGCGGAGCGGGAATGTATCCAAGTCCATAGTCAAGGTTCGGCGCATACTTCTTTATCTCCTCGACACCCGATATATGAAGGCAAGCCATAGAATACTTCCCCACATAAAATGGATTCATTTCGGCTGAACCAAAACCTGCCTCTAAGCTCGAGATCTTATTCACATCATACTTGCGGGCATAAGAACACATCCACTCGAGGGCTTTTACAGCCTTCTCGTTATCGGCGGTGATGGTGTGAGTTTTGGGATCGTAAAATGACGCACCAAATGCCCATCCCCATGTAAACATCGAATTTGCCGCGCCGTACTGCGACCAGGGGATAATTCCTATGCGAACAAGCTTTCTTCCCTTCGAATGCCCTCGCCACTTCGTCAGCTTCTCTACATAGCGGTCTAGCTCTTCGATGGTTTCTGGAGGCTTTTCTGGGTCGAGTCCAACTTCACGAAAGTGAGCTTTGTTCCAAACAAAGGCGAAATTTGGGTCTGCACAGTATGTTAGCGCCCAAATCCTGCCTTTGTATTTATTCTGCAGCCAGCATGGCTTAAAATAGTCGTCTGGTTTAATGCCCGCAGATTTAATAAAATCGTCAAGTGGTGTCAACGCGCCTTGCTCAGCCCACTCAGCGACTTGCGGGCCGTCAACAAACGTTACGTCCGGAGGTTTTTTTGCGGCTACCGACGTAAAGAACTTCTGGTTGTTTGAAAGGTCATTGACAGTGAAAAGCGGACGAACGTCAATTTTAGGATGCGCGGCTTCAAATGCCTTTATTACCTCTTCGCAAGCGACGGCTTGGGTGCCACCCCAAGGGTGCCAAACTGTGATAACAGTTTTTCCACCAGTTCCATTATCTTGCGTTTGACGCAAACACCCTTGAAGCAAAACAAATAGGACAGAGCTCACAACTATTGCGGCAATTATCCTAGTCCGCGGCACCTCAGACAACCTGCCAAATCTACGCTTTGAGCGTTCATTTATGCAGTCATTCTAGCAAGGGTGTCCGCATGCAGTCAACGTATACTCTTATTCCTCAACTTTCTCTATAACAACTTGCTCGCCTGAGCGCACCGATTTAAAGACCTTCGGATCACCTTCAATTTTGCCCACGACATTCACAGCGCTGGCAGGACGTATCTCAGAACCCCTGCTCGCCGGAGTCGGGCCAAAAAATATACAGAAAGCGCTTCCAGGCGGCCAGTATGCTATATCACCCAAGTCCACAACTTCTTTGCCGTTTTCCTCGCCAACGTGAACCGGAATGCCGAAATAAATTTCATCGCCCCAGGTATTTGCTCGTGCTCTTATGGGCAACGCGTCCCAGATTGCATTTGCAGTCGCCGAATCATTCAACTCAGCCGTCGCCTGAACTGCTCCTGCCGTAATCTTTATCTTTCGCATCAGCTTACCTCCTCGCTATCGTTTGCAATGAGACTCCATGCGCACGCGCCTAGCGTATCCATTAGATTCTAGATAGTCAATAAAGTTTGTAAAAGTCGACTCCAAAAAGTCCACATATTCGCTTGTATTAGCATTCGGCAGCGGTTTCCACTCCTCAATAGCTTTATCATTCTTGTGCTTTAAATGTTTTTCCAGAAGGCGCTCTGCAGAAAATCCAGGGTAGGCATGAATATGCAGAGGCGAATATTCCCGCCAACCTGGAAGCGGAGCGTCAAGGGTAACTACTTGGCAACCATTATTATACAGACTGCGGTATTCAAGGTCCACATAACCTCGCATCTCTTTGGAACAGCATACACTTAAAATCGCATATGTCCCAATCGAAGGGTTTGAATACAAGCGGCAGACCGTACTCCCAGCACTCGCTCCTGATACGTAATCCTCTAAGTGCTTGAATCTCAGCTTCATTAATTCCCCTGAGACTTCGTTCGCACGGCGAGGAATTAGACTTGTGAATTCGGTGATGTTTACTTTTTTGTATAAAAACTTATCATCCGTATACTTAAGAACCCAAAGTTGCTTATTGAGGATTCTGCAGATAAGTATCCTAATCAGAAAAATTAACAAAGGAATGCGCGCTTGCCAAGACGCTTTTTTAACTGCATGCCATATGCACGCCGGATTAATTGCCGCAAAGTTACATTCAACATAGACTCGCTCAGAGCTAGATTTTTTACTGCTGAATTTCTCCTGTCGCTCCTCCATGCCCACCTGCCCCGATATCATGCTTTTTAAAACCCACGAATCCAGATTTAGCAAACAAGGACTTCTTAGGCACTGGAAGTAGAATTCCTGCTTTATATTGCCTATAACTAATTATTCTTTGCTAATTATTATAGACCTCAACCGTCTTTTTCTGGATTTGCCCATATTTCACACTCTACCAGCGTCATTTTTGCACCGGGGTCCCGCTTTCCAAATGAAAGACGTACAAAGCGGTAAGGTGTATCGGAGGGCAGGTCCAAACTCACGTCCAATACGTCCTCTGTTGGGTTCTGCTTTGGGTTTGATGCTAACGTAGACCAGTTTTTGCCATCCTCACTCCCTTCTACGATCATTTCCGGCAGCTGGTCTGAGTACCAAAGGTGCAGTCTCTTCAGCGAAAACGGCTTTCCAAAATCAAAAGTTACCGCTGTTTGGTCAGTTTTTCTCCAGGTTACGATAAAGTTTCTTGGATGCAAAACTTTCTTAGTAAGGATTGGGGCTAGGCGTCTATCAGTTAGATTGCCTTTGCCAAACTCAATTAGTATTTCACCTGCCTCATCGGCAACTTCGTCAGGCGGCACCATGTACGAATAGGTTCCTTTGACTGCGGCATTTTTCACATTAATCGGTCGCTCTTGCTGCCACCTTATATAGTTACCAGTAAGACACACGCCCTCAGGGTCAGACTGATAAACTGTTTTAAGATTTGGAAACTTAAAGCGCCAGATGTCCCTACCGGTTTTTAGTCCCAAATTCTCAGCAAGCGCCTTGAAGAAGTCCTTCCAAGCTTGGTCCCCAACTGTCTTTTCAGCAAATGGGTTTGATGCAAAAAAGATGACCTTTCCTTTACCAAACCTGTGCTCAATTATTGCCGGACTTCCATCGGCAAAGGTTGCCACCACCTTAACGTTATTGCCCACGGTCAGCTTGAATGCAGAGCCACCCACAGAAAGCTTTAGCCCTTTAAGCCGCGCGTACGAAGTATCGTCGGTAATTAAAATCTCTGTTTGCTCCACACTGGGTCCAACGTCAACGCCCAGCAACTCTTTGCGCAAATCAGCCAGGCTGCTTCCATCTGGAGCCCACGTAAATGCCTCCGGATCACCACACACTAATACACCGCCATCTCTGACGTAGTCTGCAAGTGCCTTAACCACTTCCGGTCGCTCATATTTCGCGCCTGGAATAAAGACAGCTTTCCATGCCTTAAGGTTCGCCCTGCCATCTGCAACCATATTGTCATTAATGAACTTAAACCAAGTCCTTGCCACTGGGCCGAGAAATGTATAGGCATATTCAGGCTCGTTGGGAAATATGTAGCTTGGAGCAGTAAACGACTGGTAATGGTCCTCTGAATAAAGGATGGCACAGTCTGGGTCGTTTGGAACTGCCACTTCGTTCATTTCTGAAGCCATCCGCACAATTTCCATTATTGCTCGGAAGCGCTCTGGACATCCATACTTTGAAAGTTTAGTATCTCCGCTTGGTGCACGCCCGCCCTGAACATCAGGAATATAAAGGTGAAATCCCTTGCCACCATTACGCATTACCTGGCTCATTAATTCACGAGTCTCCTCTGCGGTCGTAGAGTAAGCATAGTTTTCAACATGGGTGCAGGGCCATACCGGCTTACCAGTTAGGTCAGCTACCAACTTAGTTACAAAACCGAACTCCTGGCGGTTGGGGTTTCCAGAGGGATAGAGTTGGTGTGTCACTATATCCACAAATGGGCCAATTGCGTCGAGTTCATATGGCTTATGCCCGGCAACGGGGTCGAAAGACACAACTTGGATTTCGGGCGCAAGTTTCTTAGTTGTTTCGTATATCTCCTTTTGCCACTCAAGCAACTTGTGATTTATCCATTTACGGTAGGCAATCCAACAGAAGGGGTCGGATTCCTTTGATGTATCTGGCAAGCCAAACTTTCCATAGCCAAACTTTTTCTTGACCTCTTCATCTATCTCTTTGACAAGCGACGAATCCGGCATCTGTAGTTTCAGCTCCAGAGGTTGCCCCAAAGCTTGCTCATGCATTTCATCCCACGAATACACGCCCCATATATATTCGCGCGCCTGCTCGATGGACGACTTAAGGGTCTCAAGGTAGGCATCTTTGCTCTTTGGGTCGAATATATAGGGCTTACCGCCAATAGCTTGGGCGCCTTTGCTTACAGCTCCCCGCCATTCAGGCTCAACTAGCACCTTAAAATGATACTTAGCTACCATACTTTTAAGAGGTTCCGCTGCTACAACATGCGGCTGGACAATAGGCATTAGTTTATAATCAGCAAGCTCCTTGTAAGCCTCTTCCAAAGAATATCGAACACCAAATTCCTTCGCAAACGCACGAAGCTCTGCCGCATTGCCGCTATGGAACCAATAAATCGCACCGTTTTTCTGTTCACCCGGCGGAGTCTTCGAAAGTAGAGGCTCAAAAAGTGCATCATCCATCTGCCAAACCCTAGGGGCGGGCGGGATAGCTGTTGATGGGTGTGTCGCCAACATTGCCAGGCTGCCATTCAAGTCAACCCTGAGTTCAAAAATCTCCTTGGGATCGCCAGCTGGGGTGTATTCAAGCGACAGCTCTTTTGTTGCACTAGGCGGAATGGTTATGCTACCTTTTGCTAGAATGCTAGTCTTTCCGTTAATTTTAGATACAAGGGTTGCCGATGCAGACTCAGCTTGACTGTGGGGATTAGTTATCTCGCATTTTAAAACATTCTCACCGCCGTAAAGATTATCAGTGTCCAAATTGCCCCATGTTACCAACCTAATCCCTGAGCTATCGCCGCCCAGCACCACATGACCAAAATTGTCGGGCCGCACAAATCCGCCCGGAGTGTTAGCCCATGCGCTATACTCGCGGGGGCTCACCATACGCTCACGGCATATGTTCAACCCCCACATTAAGCCTGCAACTGGCTTCACGCCCAAAGCCTTGAAGGGAATAGCTATCTCAAGCGTCCAAAATCCCTTATCATAGTCGGCTTTTACTGCGCATTCGCTCTCCCACTTGGTGTCCGCGCGGTCGTCAAATATTCGGCGAGCGTCCGAAACAACGCCTTTGGAGTTCACAGCGATGTGATAAGCTGTCCGGTGCCCATGATTTGTGTCGAGAAGTATTTCGACACAATCATCTCGCCACACCTCGCCGTCATGTTCCTTAATCTCAGCGAAGATTTGATCAATGTAAAGTTCGGAGCATCGAACTCCAATATAGAGATTTACAGGGTCATAAAGGATATACGCTGTAGTATCGAAAGCAACAGGCTTGCCATCTTTAATACTCTTGAAGCCCGTTAATTTTGCCCCTTTTTGCCAAAGAGGATCAGAAAGTAATCCTTTAAGCTCTGGACCTTTCTCAACAAAAGGGATTGTTATTAGAGGCACACTTCGTGCCCCAATCTCTGCACCGAACAAATGTTGATAAGAAAAGACAATTGCAACCAGAAACCCGACTGCGTATCTCATTGGTTCCCTATCACAACCCCCCAGCGCAATCCTAAAAATGCAAAGAAATATTCATCAACAGGCGCATGTTTTCCTCTAAACACTCGGAGACTGCCTAGCTTTA
The sequence above is a segment of the Armatimonadota bacterium genome. Coding sequences within it:
- a CDS encoding sugar-binding protein; translation: MRYAVGFLVAIVFSYQHLFGAEIGARSVPLITIPFVEKGPELKGLLSDPLWQKGAKLTGFKSIKDGKPVAFDTTAYILYDPVNLYIGVRCSELYIDQIFAEIKEHDGEVWRDDCVEILLDTNHGHRTAYHIAVNSKGVVSDARRIFDDRADTKWESECAVKADYDKGFWTLEIAIPFKALGVKPVAGLMWGLNICRERMVSPREYSAWANTPGGFVRPDNFGHVVLGGDSSGIRLVTWGNLDTDNLYGGENVLKCEITNPHSQAESASATLVSKINGKTSILAKGSITIPPSATKELSLEYTPAGDPKEIFELRVDLNGSLAMLATHPSTAIPPAPRVWQMDDALFEPLLSKTPPGEQKNGAIYWFHSGNAAELRAFAKEFGVRYSLEEAYKELADYKLMPIVQPHVVAAEPLKSMVAKYHFKVLVEPEWRGAVSKGAQAIGGKPYIFDPKSKDAYLETLKSSIEQAREYIWGVYSWDEMHEQALGQPLELKLQMPDSSLVKEIDEEVKKKFGYGKFGLPDTSKESDPFCWIAYRKWINHKLLEWQKEIYETTKKLAPEIQVVSFDPVAGHKPYELDAIGPFVDIVTHQLYPSGNPNRQEFGFVTKLVADLTGKPVWPCTHVENYAYSTTAEETRELMSQVMRNGGKGFHLYIPDVQGGRAPSGDTKLSKYGCPERFRAIMEIVRMASEMNEVAVPNDPDCAILYSEDHYQSFTAPSYIFPNEPEYAYTFLGPVARTWFKFINDNMVADGRANLKAWKAVFIPGAKYERPEVVKALADYVRDGGVLVCGDPEAFTWAPDGSSLADLRKELLGVDVGPSVEQTEILITDDTSYARLKGLKLSVGGSAFKLTVGNNVKVVATFADGSPAIIEHRFGKGKVIFFASNPFAEKTVGDQAWKDFFKALAENLGLKTGRDIWRFKFPNLKTVYQSDPEGVCLTGNYIRWQQERPINVKNAAVKGTYSYMVPPDEVADEAGEILIEFGKGNLTDRRLAPILTKKVLHPRNFIVTWRKTDQTAVTFDFGKPFSLKRLHLWYSDQLPEMIVEGSEDGKNWSTLASNPKQNPTEDVLDVSLDLPSDTPYRFVRLSFGKRDPGAKMTLVECEIWANPEKDG